One stretch of Candidatus Nitrosotenuis cloacae DNA includes these proteins:
- a CDS encoding universal stress protein, whose product MAHKKILVALDGSKSSYKALDQAIYLARQNQGTITGVFVIPLFSVNVAKPASKLGKTLAEGGKKILDEAKSRCAKNGVLFYQKILCGNEGFKLVHFAKSNQSDLIVMGSRGQSNAREFVLGSVSHYVTQKSQIPVLIIK is encoded by the coding sequence ATGGCGCACAAAAAAATCCTAGTTGCACTGGATGGCTCTAAATCCTCATACAAGGCACTAGACCAGGCAATTTACCTGGCAAGACAAAACCAGGGAACAATTACTGGCGTGTTTGTGATTCCGTTGTTTTCAGTAAATGTGGCAAAACCCGCATCAAAGCTAGGCAAGACACTAGCAGAGGGTGGCAAGAAAATACTGGATGAGGCAAAGTCAAGGTGCGCAAAAAACGGAGTCTTGTTTTACCAAAAAATACTGTGCGGAAACGAAGGATTCAAGCTGGTGCATTTTGCAAAAAGCAACCAATCCGATCTCATAGTAATGGGATCCCGTGGGCAATCAAATGCCAGGGAATTTGTCTTGGGCAGCGTGTCTCACTATGTGACGCAAAAATCCCAGATTCCAGTATTGATAATAAAATAA
- a CDS encoding universal stress protein gives MTYQRILVPFDGSKYAKKSLEHAVDIAKNNDAIIHLCTIITTGGVVPPGSLLGLVRESARGTLQKRLLQASKIEAEHMQNEQVKFCKSKGVRAYPKVAVNGNVAEQILAMAKKKSADLIIIGSQGLHGVSKLKSLGSVSRKVSEHASCPVLIVR, from the coding sequence ATGACATATCAAAGAATTCTTGTGCCATTTGATGGCTCCAAATATGCAAAAAAGTCACTAGAGCATGCAGTAGACATTGCAAAAAATAATGACGCAATAATTCATCTTTGTACCATAATTACTACGGGTGGTGTGGTTCCCCCAGGCTCGCTTTTGGGCCTGGTCCGAGAGTCGGCGCGCGGAACCTTACAAAAAAGGCTGCTTCAGGCATCAAAGATAGAAGCCGAACACATGCAAAACGAACAGGTAAAGTTTTGCAAATCAAAAGGAGTCAGGGCATACCCAAAGGTGGCAGTGAATGGTAATGTTGCAGAGCAGATACTGGCCATGGCAAAAAAGAAATCAGCCGATCTAATCATCATAGGCAGTCAGGGACTGCACGGAGTTTCCAAGCTAAAGTCACTTGGCAGCGTAAGCAGAAAGGTATCAGAACATGCTAGCTGTCCTGTTTTGATTGTGCGCTAA
- a CDS encoding universal stress protein gives MSLFNKYDFCCLGVMVFCKILVCCDGSKHSDKAIKISCDIAKKYDSDLTIIYVVDKTLRSDVFAGSEYTKILRKYAQDTILRAQRLAKSQGIESNVIIKEGNVSEQIIQYSKKSRTDLIVVGSKGLGAVLRFMLGSVSTKIANHSLCSVLIVK, from the coding sequence TTGTCTTTATTCAATAAATACGATTTTTGCTGTCTTGGTGTGATGGTGTTTTGCAAGATTTTGGTGTGCTGTGATGGCTCCAAACATTCGGATAAAGCAATCAAGATATCGTGTGATATTGCAAAAAAATACGACTCGGATCTTACCATCATCTACGTGGTGGATAAAACCCTCAGGTCTGATGTGTTTGCGGGATCCGAGTACACAAAAATTCTCAGAAAATATGCACAAGACACCATATTGCGAGCACAAAGACTGGCAAAATCTCAAGGAATCGAGTCAAATGTGATAATAAAGGAGGGAAACGTATCTGAGCAAATAATCCAGTATTCCAAAAAATCAAGGACTGATCTTATTGTGGTTGGCAGCAAGGGGCTGGGTGCCGTGTTGCGATTCATGCTTGGAAGTGTTTCCACAAAAATAGCAAACCACTCGCTCTGCTCTGTGCTGATAGTGAAATGA
- a CDS encoding cyclic nucleotide-binding/CBS domain-containing protein, whose amino-acid sequence MAQTQPTILVKDIMSRSLVMVDSSSTVNEAAKLMEKAKVGSVIVTEKSIPIGIMTDRDFAITIAAHAYPIHTKVKQVMSSPLIHIGPNEEVWLAADLMYSRKIRRLPVLDEDELLGIVTATDFVKLYTVCNREDTRNMYYHALTRIFDDNNEQQVTSF is encoded by the coding sequence ATGGCCCAAACCCAGCCAACGATACTGGTCAAGGACATCATGAGCAGATCCTTGGTTATGGTAGATTCCTCATCTACCGTAAATGAAGCAGCCAAACTAATGGAAAAGGCAAAGGTGGGTTCGGTAATTGTCACGGAAAAAAGCATCCCAATTGGGATAATGACAGATAGGGACTTTGCAATTACGATTGCCGCCCATGCATATCCAATTCACACAAAGGTAAAGCAGGTAATGTCGTCTCCTTTGATTCACATTGGCCCAAACGAGGAGGTCTGGCTTGCTGCCGATCTGATGTATTCGCGCAAAATACGAAGACTGCCAGTCTTAGATGAGGACGAACTATTAGGAATAGTTACGGCAACAGATTTTGTGAAGTTGTATACTGTATGCAACAGAGAGGACACTAGAAACATGTACTATCATGCACTAACTAGAATCTTTGATGATAACAACGAACAACAAGTAACAAGCTTTTAG
- a CDS encoding VIT1/CCC1 transporter family protein has protein sequence MKWHFEDFIYGAFDGSVTTFAIVAGAIGASLSPMIVVILGFANLFADGFSMAVGNYQASKARAEFIQKERKREEWEIEHMVESEKREIRDIYEKKGFTADLLDEIVRVITSRKKVWVDTMMKEELGLIEDGRRPLDTAASTMFGFVIIGIIPLIPFLIIYVTGVSLNSESFFYSVISTSVAFFLIGIIKGRIVKKSLIRSGMITLLIGAIAASVAYLIGVLLAGLIS, from the coding sequence ATGAAGTGGCACTTTGAGGATTTCATTTATGGTGCATTTGATGGCTCGGTTACCACGTTTGCCATAGTTGCAGGCGCTATTGGCGCGTCCTTATCTCCAATGATAGTGGTGATTTTGGGCTTTGCCAATCTGTTTGCAGATGGATTTTCCATGGCAGTTGGGAACTATCAGGCCTCAAAGGCACGAGCCGAATTCATCCAAAAGGAGAGAAAAAGAGAGGAATGGGAAATAGAGCACATGGTGGAATCTGAAAAACGCGAGATCCGAGACATTTATGAAAAAAAAGGATTCACAGCCGATCTGCTAGATGAGATAGTGCGTGTGATTACCTCAAGAAAAAAGGTCTGGGTTGATACCATGATGAAAGAAGAGCTTGGACTGATTGAAGATGGTAGAAGGCCACTTGATACTGCGGCAAGCACAATGTTTGGCTTTGTGATAATTGGAATAATTCCGCTGATTCCGTTTTTGATCATTTATGTAACTGGAGTCAGCCTAAACTCTGAGAGCTTTTTTTATTCTGTAATATCTACTAGTGTGGCGTTTTTTCTGATCGGAATAATCAAAGGAAGGATAGTCAAAAAATCATTGATCAGATCTGGCATGATCACCTTACTAATTGGTGCAATTGCTGCAAGTGTTGCGTATCTGATCGGTGTGCTATTGGCTGGATTGATAAGCTAA
- a CDS encoding universal stress protein encodes MVKNQIKRILVPMDGSKTAERALDQAIEMARATHARILGLNIIPFLPAEFVPAVSPYKIYQRKEAGIFLERAKYRAAKHGILFTYAILYGSPVEQIIGVAKKKKVDLIVIGARGKGRVKELFLGSVSNAVLHKSQIPVLLVK; translated from the coding sequence ATGGTAAAAAATCAAATCAAGAGAATTCTTGTCCCAATGGACGGCTCTAAAACTGCCGAGCGAGCACTAGATCAGGCAATCGAGATGGCTCGTGCAACCCATGCAAGAATCCTTGGCTTGAATATAATTCCGTTTTTGCCAGCAGAGTTTGTGCCGGCAGTCTCGCCCTACAAAATCTACCAAAGAAAGGAGGCCGGAATATTTTTGGAGCGAGCCAAATACAGAGCGGCAAAACATGGGATTCTTTTCACATATGCCATATTGTATGGCAGCCCAGTTGAGCAGATAATCGGCGTTGCAAAAAAGAAAAAAGTTGATCTCATAGTAATTGGCGCCAGAGGCAAAGGCAGAGTAAAGGAATTGTTTTTGGGATCGGTATCAAACGCAGTCTTACACAAGTCCCAGATTCCGGTTCTTTTGGTAAAATGA
- a CDS encoding CBS domain-containing protein, with amino-acid sequence MDEKLYSSPVFTLAENDSIHDALVLMKTNFVKRVVITKDKKPIGIVTERNINAFLEQDTTSRALDEIRLKEIMKTNVITIDGGQQDHLAQCATRMDTFKIGSIVVVDEKGEVIGITTQTDINRHYAKLYPGKYRVRDYMTDEVISCRESDSLGFALDIINNNKTSRLVVTDNKGNVKGIITTNDFLKHSEYFKKAIAKIRDYLLPKGTSEDKKVGEMIKYEVLIVEPDDDLATAADLMTKNNVSGVPVIVLKNNKLAGIVTKADIVRAFSQVLTHASLLEKYKTFR; translated from the coding sequence ATGGATGAAAAGCTGTACTCATCGCCAGTGTTTACTTTGGCCGAAAACGACTCGATCCATGATGCCTTGGTTTTGATGAAGACCAATTTTGTAAAGCGAGTCGTAATTACAAAAGACAAAAAACCAATAGGAATAGTAACAGAACGCAACATTAACGCATTCTTGGAACAAGACACAACATCTAGAGCACTAGACGAAATAAGATTAAAGGAAATAATGAAAACAAATGTCATAACAATTGATGGAGGTCAACAGGATCATCTGGCACAGTGCGCAACAAGGATGGACACCTTCAAGATCGGCTCGATTGTTGTAGTTGATGAAAAAGGTGAAGTCATAGGCATCACCACCCAGACAGACATCAATCGTCACTATGCCAAACTATACCCAGGGAAATACAGGGTCCGAGACTACATGACAGATGAGGTGATAAGCTGCCGAGAATCCGATTCGCTCGGATTTGCACTCGATATAATAAACAACAACAAGACATCACGCCTTGTTGTAACAGACAACAAGGGCAATGTCAAGGGAATAATCACAACAAATGATTTTCTAAAGCACAGTGAATATTTCAAAAAGGCAATTGCAAAGATTCGTGATTATCTACTGCCAAAGGGAACATCCGAGGACAAAAAGGTTGGCGAGATGATCAAATATGAGGTTCTTATCGTAGAGCCAGATGACGATTTGGCAACAGCCGCTGATCTAATGACAAAAAACAATGTCAGTGGCGTACCAGTAATTGTACTAAAAAACAACAAGCTTGCTGGAATTGTAACCAAGGCAGATATCGTACGGGCATTTAGTCAAGTGCTCACACACGCAAGTCTGCTTGAAAAATACAAGACATTCCGCTAG
- a CDS encoding CBS domain-containing protein: MKLKNSSLDQVIRNAITVTDTMNLLEAREVLLKHHVGRMPVLNSNKKPVGIITEKDFVRAIYKFSGKEVSKISVRDFMSKDLITVKKSDTIYDCAKLMQSHRISSILVMDNDRLAGIITKTDLASVFLTQSVEPLKVSQIMTKDMITVMPADSLLLVESLLVKHKISRIIVARNKKPVGIITNRDFLPAKMPKWIREFADPKEVEKYRLNPNPDEFKMNQLSYILSFRAEDIMTPNPVTVNADEQVSAAILIMIRSGISGLPVVRKSLLCGIITKSDVVRAITS, encoded by the coding sequence GTGAAATTAAAAAACTCTAGCCTTGATCAGGTGATCAGAAATGCAATCACAGTAACTGATACCATGAATCTGCTTGAGGCACGCGAGGTCTTGCTAAAACACCATGTAGGGCGTATGCCTGTTCTGAACAGTAACAAAAAGCCAGTTGGCATAATCACAGAAAAAGACTTTGTTCGGGCAATCTACAAGTTCAGCGGAAAAGAGGTCAGCAAGATCTCAGTCAGAGATTTTATGTCAAAGGATTTGATCACAGTGAAAAAATCAGACACCATTTATGATTGTGCCAAATTGATGCAATCACATAGGATAAGCTCGATTCTGGTCATGGATAATGACAGGTTGGCTGGAATCATAACAAAGACAGACCTGGCGTCAGTGTTTTTGACCCAGTCAGTAGAGCCACTCAAGGTGTCACAGATAATGACCAAGGACATGATTACTGTAATGCCAGCAGACTCGCTCTTGTTAGTGGAAAGTCTTCTAGTCAAGCACAAAATATCTCGCATCATAGTTGCACGAAACAAAAAACCAGTTGGCATAATTACAAACAGAGATTTTCTGCCTGCAAAGATGCCAAAATGGATTAGAGAATTCGCAGACCCAAAAGAAGTGGAAAAGTACAGGCTAAACCCAAATCCAGACGAGTTCAAAATGAACCAGCTTTCCTATATTCTGTCATTTAGGGCAGAGGACATCATGACCCCAAATCCAGTAACGGTAAATGCAGACGAGCAAGTATCAGCTGCCATACTAATCATGATACGAAGTGGAATCAGCGGTCTGCCAGTAGTTAGAAAATCACTCTTGTGCGGAATTATCACGAAATCAGATGTGGTAAGGGCAATCACTAGCTAA
- a CDS encoding SDR family NAD(P)-dependent oxidoreductase, giving the protein MKLKGKIAIITGASSDIGTDMSKRFTEEGATVIMLGRNLKSLEKARASVRGNAVSMACDIMNDSQVLSVVEQVVDQYGKIDILVNNAAKINDAIHFHEMKDSDIVDLVNTNILGTFKITKAVISKMLDNKNGSIINIGSISSERAIPRVHLAVYSATKAAISMFTKSIAVEYARKNIRCNCLNLGIINAGMIKPYLDDPQARKVLEQRQPLNRIGDPADVSNAAIFMASDESKWITGTILNIDGGKSASEG; this is encoded by the coding sequence ATGAAGCTTAAAGGCAAAATTGCAATCATAACGGGCGCATCAAGCGACATTGGAACAGACATGTCCAAGAGATTCACAGAAGAGGGCGCCACCGTAATCATGCTTGGCAGAAATCTAAAATCATTGGAAAAAGCTCGTGCATCTGTCAGGGGAAACGCAGTATCGATGGCATGCGATATCATGAATGACTCTCAGGTGCTAAGCGTTGTGGAACAGGTAGTTGATCAGTATGGCAAAATCGACATCCTGGTAAACAATGCTGCAAAAATTAATGACGCAATCCATTTTCATGAAATGAAGGACTCTGATATTGTGGATTTGGTAAATACAAACATCTTGGGCACATTCAAAATTACCAAGGCAGTAATCTCCAAGATGCTGGATAACAAAAATGGCTCTATAATCAACATTGGATCTATCTCAAGTGAGCGTGCAATTCCGCGAGTTCACCTAGCTGTGTATTCTGCTACAAAGGCCGCAATTTCCATGTTTACAAAGTCCATTGCAGTTGAATATGCAAGAAAAAACATTCGATGTAACTGTTTGAATCTTGGAATAATCAATGCGGGCATGATAAAGCCGTACCTTGATGATCCTCAGGCACGAAAGGTTCTCGAGCAAAGACAGCCACTAAACAGAATTGGCGATCCTGCAGATGTATCAAACGCCGCAATATTCATGGCATCTGATGAATCAAAATGGATTACTGGAACCATTCTGAATATAGATGGCGGAAAATCTGCATCTGAAGGATAG
- a CDS encoding phosphoribosyltransferase has product MFHDRVHVAKLLSEKLSHLKGTNCIILAIPRGGVIIGAEMAKILDIPLDVIISKKITPPEHPEYAIGALTYDGVMYFGHDWERYSTDPRFQEEINKKKSEVTRQIQAYRGHTNYEFGNKTVILVDDGIATGATVCAIIQWLQKKAIKIILATPVIPYVTAEIIKRFDVQIVSLQTPKEFSSVGQFYRKFDQIPDSIVVGILHKFSAQSKQDS; this is encoded by the coding sequence ATGTTTCATGACAGGGTTCATGTCGCAAAGCTGTTATCAGAAAAGCTGAGTCATCTCAAAGGGACAAACTGCATAATATTGGCAATTCCACGTGGAGGTGTCATAATTGGCGCCGAGATGGCAAAGATTCTTGATATACCACTGGATGTAATAATTTCCAAAAAGATAACGCCGCCTGAGCATCCTGAATATGCAATCGGTGCTCTGACATATGATGGAGTGATGTACTTTGGACATGACTGGGAGCGGTACTCGACCGATCCTAGATTTCAGGAAGAAATAAACAAAAAGAAATCCGAAGTAACAAGACAGATTCAGGCGTATCGGGGCCACACAAACTATGAGTTTGGCAACAAAACCGTCATACTAGTCGATGATGGGATTGCAACTGGTGCTACTGTTTGTGCCATAATACAATGGTTGCAGAAAAAAGCAATCAAAATAATTCTGGCAACGCCAGTCATACCATATGTGACAGCAGAGATAATCAAAAGATTTGACGTACAAATCGTATCTCTGCAAACACCAAAAGAATTCTCATCAGTCGGACAATTCTACAGAAAATTTGACCAAATACCGGACTCTATAGTGGTTGGGATACTACACAAGTTTAGCGCACAATCAAAACAGGACAGCTAG
- a CDS encoding universal stress protein: protein MVLFSLEKILVPLDGSDNSFRALDAAIFLASKSDSAIDLVYCVSVFPSIEVQMIDPIKCQILERKFAESVLKKALSICKKSDIKSNQAILYGTPGYTITKYIKSNKIDLVVIGSRGRSTVREVFLGSVSNYVLHKSPAPVLVIK, encoded by the coding sequence GTGGTGTTGTTCTCGCTTGAAAAAATTCTGGTTCCGCTTGATGGTTCTGATAACTCCTTTAGGGCACTAGATGCGGCAATTTTTCTGGCATCCAAGTCTGATTCTGCAATAGACTTGGTGTATTGTGTTTCTGTGTTTCCAAGCATTGAGGTGCAAATGATTGATCCAATAAAATGCCAAATTCTGGAGCGCAAGTTTGCGGAATCGGTGCTCAAAAAGGCACTATCCATATGCAAAAAAAGTGACATCAAATCAAACCAAGCCATACTATATGGAACGCCGGGCTATACCATTACAAAATACATCAAAAGCAACAAAATTGATCTGGTAGTGATTGGCTCACGTGGGCGTAGCACAGTAAGGGAGGTCTTTTTGGGAAGCGTATCGAACTATGTTTTGCATAAATCGCCTGCACCGGTTTTGGTGATCAAGTGA
- a CDS encoding phosphoribosyltransferase, with amino-acid sequence MKKGIVHDYKNWSEIESAITRLVEKLAAKKLQFRTISTISRGGLVPARLMADRLGIKQILVDSESVPADSLFVDDIYDSGETFRKIIQRADDPDSMVFATIYARRKQNYPKQLVYAELTRDTEYIVYPWDRFEHGMPYEAH; translated from the coding sequence ATGAAAAAGGGAATTGTCCACGACTACAAGAACTGGAGCGAAATAGAATCGGCCATCACGAGGCTGGTGGAAAAGCTGGCAGCAAAAAAGCTCCAATTCAGAACAATATCGACAATCAGCAGGGGTGGACTGGTGCCAGCAAGATTGATGGCAGACCGACTAGGCATCAAACAAATTCTGGTGGATTCAGAGTCGGTTCCTGCAGATTCGCTTTTTGTTGATGACATTTACGATTCTGGTGAGACGTTCAGAAAAATAATACAGAGAGCAGACGACCCGGACAGTATGGTCTTTGCAACAATTTATGCTCGAAGAAAACAAAACTATCCAAAACAGCTAGTATATGCCGAGCTCACACGAGACACAGAATACATTGTATATCCATGGGATCGATTTGAGCACGGTATGCCATATGAAGCACACTAG
- a CDS encoding CBS domain-containing protein, which translates to MSLDVIHDHFSGIMNKKIDSLISKAVLVDPTSTVSEAIHTILHNNTFDAFCRENHVTLNVNTRDLLLGKDIVKMNVRSFLRPISSLQKGDTIEKAVNILTHNRIRSAPVVKDDQIIGVVSSKDILKLVSELDNKWIKANQIFTANPLVIESNTLLSTARMLMSSKRLDHLPVVKKDKIVQVLTSNHMLHTIIPSESMGRGDIRSGKLNRLESSVGNLGTNRMASCAPLDDLNYILDEMLHADTTFCLVSLWDNLQGIITYRDILNLLGTKVKSKVPLFIVGMPKDDNAGIIGEKFTKILDKIQRVYPDIQEAKVYVKKNHGTGSRYNFEVSTTIITPHQRYMFSRSGYDLSKIFDEISGRLMRLLSKRAKKRYKLSIRSIS; encoded by the coding sequence ATGAGCCTGGATGTAATTCATGACCACTTTAGTGGCATAATGAACAAAAAAATTGATTCCCTAATTAGTAAAGCAGTACTGGTTGATCCGACCTCTACAGTATCTGAGGCAATCCATACCATCCTGCACAATAACACGTTTGATGCGTTTTGCAGGGAAAACCACGTAACACTAAACGTAAACACGCGAGATCTCTTGCTTGGAAAAGACATTGTAAAGATGAATGTCCGCTCTTTCTTGCGCCCAATTTCCAGCCTGCAAAAGGGCGACACCATAGAAAAGGCAGTCAACATACTTACCCACAATAGAATTCGCTCAGCGCCAGTAGTAAAGGACGACCAAATCATAGGGGTGGTCTCATCAAAAGACATCCTAAAGCTGGTCTCTGAGCTTGACAACAAGTGGATAAAGGCAAACCAGATCTTTACTGCAAATCCACTTGTCATAGAAAGCAACACCCTATTGAGTACGGCAAGAATGTTGATGAGCAGCAAACGACTGGATCATCTACCGGTTGTGAAAAAAGACAAGATAGTCCAAGTTCTGACCTCAAATCACATGTTGCATACAATAATCCCGTCAGAGAGCATGGGAAGGGGCGATATTAGATCGGGCAAGCTCAATCGACTGGAATCATCCGTTGGAAACCTTGGCACAAACAGAATGGCAAGCTGTGCACCACTTGATGATCTGAATTACATCCTAGACGAGATGCTTCATGCAGACACTACGTTCTGTCTTGTCTCATTGTGGGATAATCTGCAGGGGATCATAACATACAGGGACATACTCAATCTGCTTGGCACCAAAGTAAAGAGCAAGGTTCCGTTGTTTATCGTCGGAATGCCAAAAGACGACAATGCCGGAATAATCGGGGAGAAATTCACAAAGATACTTGATAAGATACAGCGAGTCTATCCTGACATCCAAGAGGCCAAAGTCTATGTGAAGAAAAACCACGGAACCGGCAGCAGATACAACTTTGAGGTCTCCACCACAATAATCACGCCACATCAAAGGTACATGTTCTCAAGGAGTGGATATGATCTCAGCAAGATCTTTGATGAGATATCTGGAAGACTGATGCGATTATTGTCAAAGCGGGCAAAGAAGCGATACAAGCTGAGCATTAGATCTATTTCTTAA
- a CDS encoding cyclic nucleotide-binding/CBS domain-containing protein, with protein sequence MTELVRDVMKKNVISIDSSMNIQDAAKMMDDASIGAIVVLENGVVVGIITERDMTRRVIAKGKQYTMGVKEVMSSPVVVVNPDDSVWEAAQLMKTRRIHRIPAVQNNMLVGMITTSDIVKLCSIGSDSEMRKITEQILLRIKPQ encoded by the coding sequence ATGACAGAACTTGTCCGAGATGTGATGAAAAAAAACGTCATCTCAATTGACTCGTCCATGAACATACAGGACGCAGCAAAGATGATGGATGATGCATCCATTGGGGCAATCGTAGTTTTAGAAAACGGAGTCGTAGTTGGAATCATAACAGAGCGCGACATGACACGAAGGGTAATTGCAAAGGGCAAACAATACACCATGGGCGTCAAGGAAGTAATGTCATCACCTGTTGTGGTGGTAAACCCAGATGATTCTGTATGGGAGGCCGCTCAGCTAATGAAGACTCGCAGAATACATCGAATACCGGCAGTACAAAACAACATGCTTGTTGGCATGATTACGACATCTGATATAGTAAAGCTGTGCAGCATAGGCTCTGATTCGGAAATGCGCAAGATAACTGAGCAGATCCTTTTGCGAATAAAGCCGCAATGA
- a CDS encoding cupredoxin domain-containing protein translates to MNYAIPLFAVLAIMSLVGSAHAEAVPDWIKNTAKWWVEGKITETEFLNAIKFLIEKNIIIIEQKEAKPVNTVANVVIPNGNSEVGNVGFYIPLNLEVKKGTTVVWINDDNIQHTIQSQDEQGNVMSLFNSKALKTSERFAYKFNEEGVYHYFCTIHPWRVGVVTVS, encoded by the coding sequence ATGAATTATGCAATTCCACTTTTTGCTGTGCTTGCTATCATGTCTTTGGTAGGCTCAGCTCATGCCGAGGCAGTTCCCGATTGGATAAAAAATACTGCAAAATGGTGGGTGGAAGGCAAAATCACCGAGACTGAATTCCTAAATGCAATAAAATTTCTAATTGAGAAAAATATTATCATAATTGAGCAAAAAGAGGCAAAACCAGTTAACACAGTAGCAAACGTGGTAATTCCAAACGGCAATTCTGAGGTGGGAAACGTTGGATTTTACATTCCGCTAAACCTTGAAGTCAAAAAAGGAACCACCGTAGTATGGATAAATGATGATAACATTCAGCATACAATACAAAGCCAGGACGAGCAAGGAAACGTAATGTCGCTCTTTAACAGCAAGGCGCTAAAGACAAGTGAGCGATTTGCATACAAGTTCAATGAGGAAGGAGTGTACCATTATTTCTGCACAATTCACCCTTGGCGAGTCGGTGTAGTGACTGTTAGCTAG